Proteins from a single region of Streptomyces spectabilis:
- a CDS encoding pyruvate dehydrogenase, with protein MAKQNVAEQFVDILVRAGVKRLYGVVGDSLNPVVDAIRRTEAIDWIQVRHEETAAFAAGAEAQITGTLAACAGSCGPGNLHLINGLYDAHRSMAPVLALASHIPSSEIGLGYFQETHPDQLFRECSHYSELISNPKQMPRLLQTAIQHAVGRSGVSVVSLPGDIASEPAPDKAAETALVTSRPSVRPGDAEIDRLAAMIDEADRVTLFCGSGTAGAHAEVMAFAEKLKAPVGHALRGKEWIQYDNPYDVGMSGLLGYGAAYEATHECDLLILLGTDFPYNAFLPDDVKIAQVDVRPENLGRRSKLDLAVWGDVRETLRCLTPRVSPKSNRKFLDKMLKKHADALEGVIKAYTRKVEKHVPIHPEYVASVLDDLADDSAIFTVDTGMCNVWAARYLTPNGRRRIIGSFSHGSMANALPQAIGAQFVDRGRQVISMSGDGGFTMLMGDFLTLVQYDLPVKVVLFNNSSLGMVELEMLVAGLPSYGTANHNPDFAAVARAAGAYGVRVEKPKQLAGTLKDALAHKGPALVDIVTDPNALSIPPKISSDMVTGFALSASKIVLDGGVGRMVQLARSNLRNIPRP; from the coding sequence ATGGCCAAGCAGAACGTCGCCGAGCAGTTCGTCGACATCCTCGTCCGCGCCGGGGTCAAGCGCCTGTACGGGGTCGTCGGCGACAGCCTCAACCCGGTCGTGGACGCCATCCGCAGAACCGAGGCGATCGACTGGATCCAGGTCCGGCACGAGGAGACCGCCGCCTTCGCGGCCGGCGCGGAGGCCCAGATCACGGGCACCCTGGCCGCCTGTGCGGGCTCCTGCGGCCCCGGCAACCTCCACCTCATCAACGGCCTCTACGACGCCCACCGCTCCATGGCCCCGGTGCTCGCCCTGGCCTCCCACATCCCGTCCTCGGAGATCGGCCTCGGCTACTTCCAGGAGACCCACCCCGACCAGCTCTTCCGCGAGTGCAGCCACTACAGCGAGCTGATCTCCAACCCGAAGCAGATGCCGCGCCTGCTCCAGACCGCCATCCAGCACGCCGTGGGCCGGTCCGGCGTCAGCGTCGTCTCGCTGCCCGGCGACATCGCCTCCGAGCCCGCGCCGGACAAGGCCGCCGAGACCGCCCTCGTCACCTCGCGCCCCTCCGTGCGCCCCGGCGACGCCGAGATCGACAGGCTCGCCGCGATGATCGACGAGGCGGACAGGGTCACGCTCTTCTGCGGCAGCGGCACCGCGGGGGCGCACGCCGAGGTCATGGCCTTCGCCGAGAAGCTCAAGGCCCCCGTCGGGCACGCCCTGCGCGGCAAGGAGTGGATCCAGTACGACAACCCGTACGACGTGGGCATGAGCGGGCTGCTCGGCTACGGCGCCGCGTACGAGGCCACCCACGAGTGCGACCTGCTGATCCTGCTCGGCACCGACTTCCCGTACAACGCGTTCCTGCCCGACGACGTGAAGATCGCCCAGGTCGACGTGCGGCCGGAGAACCTGGGGCGCCGCTCGAAGCTGGACCTCGCGGTCTGGGGCGACGTGCGCGAGACCCTGCGCTGTCTCACCCCGCGCGTCTCGCCGAAGTCGAACCGCAAGTTCCTCGACAAGATGCTGAAGAAACACGCCGACGCGCTCGAAGGCGTGATCAAGGCCTACACCCGCAAGGTCGAGAAGCACGTCCCGATCCACCCCGAGTACGTGGCGTCGGTCCTCGACGACCTGGCCGACGACTCCGCGATCTTCACCGTCGACACCGGGATGTGCAACGTCTGGGCCGCCCGCTACCTCACCCCGAACGGCAGGCGCCGCATCATCGGCTCCTTCAGCCACGGCTCCATGGCCAACGCCCTGCCCCAGGCGATCGGCGCCCAGTTCGTCGACCGCGGGCGGCAGGTGATCTCCATGTCCGGCGACGGCGGCTTCACCATGCTGATGGGCGACTTCCTCACGCTCGTGCAGTACGACCTGCCGGTGAAGGTGGTCCTCTTCAACAACTCGTCCCTGGGGATGGTGGAGCTGGAGATGCTCGTCGCGGGCCTCCCCTCGTACGGCACCGCCAACCACAACCCCGACTTCGCGGCCGTGGCCCGGGCGGCCGGCGCCTACGGCGTGCGCGTGGAGAAGCCCAAGCAGCTCGCGGGCACCCTCAAGGACGCCCTCGCCCACAAGGGCCCCGCCCTCGTCGACATCGTCACCGACCCCAACGCCCTGTCCATCCCCCCGAAGATCAGCTCCGACATGGTCACCGGCTTCGCCCTCTCCGCCAGCAAGATCGTCCTGGACGGCGGAGTGGGCCGCATGGTCCAACTGGCCCGCTCCAACCTGCGCAACATCCCGAGGCCGTAG
- a CDS encoding GntR family transcriptional regulator, with product MTEAAARRAPTRAPEQDPGARGGVRRSSVRGQVLDALRAALVDGDLAPGEVYSAPALGERFGVSATPVREAMQQLALEGAVEVVPNRGFRVARRGARELGELAEVRALIEVPVMLRLARSVPAGRWEALRPLAEATVAAAAAGDRARYADADRAFHRALLGLSGNGQLVQVADDLHRRSQWPLVTGPVHARRADLVADAAEHTALLDALVVGDLGVVQSLVREHFAGS from the coding sequence GTGACGGAGGCCGCCGCCCGCCGCGCCCCCACGAGGGCCCCGGAGCAGGACCCGGGGGCGCGCGGCGGCGTGCGGCGCAGCTCCGTGCGCGGGCAGGTCCTCGACGCGCTGCGGGCCGCGCTCGTCGACGGCGACCTCGCCCCCGGCGAGGTGTACTCGGCCCCCGCCCTCGGGGAGCGCTTCGGCGTCTCCGCGACGCCCGTGCGCGAGGCCATGCAGCAGCTCGCCCTCGAAGGCGCGGTCGAAGTCGTGCCGAACCGGGGGTTCCGGGTCGCGCGGCGCGGTGCGCGGGAACTCGGCGAGCTGGCCGAGGTGCGGGCCCTGATAGAGGTACCGGTGATGCTGCGGCTCGCCCGGAGCGTGCCCGCCGGGCGGTGGGAGGCGCTGCGCCCGCTCGCGGAGGCGACCGTGGCGGCCGCCGCGGCCGGCGACCGGGCCCGCTACGCGGACGCGGACCGGGCCTTTCACCGGGCGCTGCTCGGGCTCTCCGGCAACGGGCAGCTCGTCCAGGTCGCGGACGACCTCCACCGGCGCTCGCAGTGGCCCCTGGTCACCGGCCCCGTGCACGCCCGCCGCGCGGACCTGGTCGCGGACGCGGCCGAACACACGGCCCTCCTCGACGCGTTGGTCGTGGGCGACCTGGGCGTGGTGCAGTCCCTGGTGCGGGAGCACTTCGCGGGCAGCTGA
- a CDS encoding (2Fe-2S)-binding protein, translating into MSVPTLEPGARHTAPRHSPVTGAYARLTEVYPGLRIQELAEDEQAPRGDGWVSVARLAEAGPEFEEFLAWDEAQVLKDYGRRARPDVVASFALHRYAWPAVLLITVPWFLHRRVPRYPVEHVSFQRALGKLAVRPTAFACLPGDPAAALPGATVVPDEEALRAEVRAAVAEHLGPLLDGFGPRMRRRGRALWAMATDEIVEGIWYVAHLLGEEERATAELERLLPGATKPYVGTAAFRELTGPNGEKLPTRDRASCCMFYTLRPEETCVTCPRMCDADRVAKLAAEAAA; encoded by the coding sequence ATGTCCGTTCCCACCCTGGAGCCCGGCGCCCGGCACACGGCGCCCCGCCACAGCCCCGTCACGGGCGCCTACGCCCGCCTCACCGAGGTGTACCCCGGGCTGCGGATCCAGGAGCTGGCCGAGGACGAACAGGCGCCCCGGGGCGACGGCTGGGTCTCCGTGGCGCGGCTGGCCGAGGCGGGCCCGGAGTTCGAGGAGTTCCTCGCCTGGGACGAGGCCCAGGTCCTCAAGGACTACGGCCGGCGCGCCCGCCCCGACGTCGTGGCCAGCTTCGCGCTGCACCGCTACGCCTGGCCCGCCGTCCTGCTGATCACCGTGCCGTGGTTCCTGCACCGCCGCGTCCCGCGCTACCCCGTGGAGCACGTCTCCTTCCAGCGCGCGCTCGGCAAGCTGGCCGTGCGCCCCACCGCCTTCGCCTGTCTGCCGGGCGACCCGGCGGCCGCGCTGCCCGGCGCCACCGTCGTACCGGACGAGGAGGCGCTGCGCGCCGAGGTGCGGGCCGCCGTGGCCGAGCACCTGGGTCCGCTGCTCGACGGCTTCGGGCCGCGCATGCGGCGCCGCGGGCGCGCGCTGTGGGCCATGGCGACGGACGAGATCGTCGAGGGCATCTGGTACGTCGCCCACCTCCTCGGCGAGGAGGAGCGCGCCACCGCCGAGCTGGAGCGGCTGCTTCCCGGCGCCACCAAGCCGTACGTCGGCACGGCCGCCTTCCGCGAGCTGACCGGGCCGAACGGCGAGAAGCTGCCCACCCGCGACCGCGCGAGCTGCTGCATGTTCTACACGCTGCGGCCCGAGGAGACCTGCGTCACCTGCCCGCGGATGTGCGACGCGGACCGCGTCGCCAAGCTGGCCGCCGAGGCCGCCGCCTGA
- a CDS encoding DUF2637 domain-containing protein, with protein sequence MRLTDISLDWLLPGGVLLLGMAVAVAVLARGKKAQTKAAAADDSWERNEERRRRKEVVYGTASYVLLFCCAAVAAALSFHGLVGFGRQNLNLSGGWEYLVPFGLDGAAMFCSVLAVREASHGDAALGSRLLVWTFAGAAAWFNWVHAPRGLGHAGAPQFFAGMSLSAAVLFDRALKQTRRAALREQGLVPRPLPQIRIVRWLRAPRETFGAWSLMLLEGVRTLDEAVEEVREDRREKEQARTRRRDQEKLSRAQLKAISRGRGYHGRGGRQADVPAVPQSMGSAQVGADPAIAAPPQQEQLPVRSRPSLQAVKGGPETVTVDLTAEDDTQTIPRLDSLERKLKDLEQQFG encoded by the coding sequence ATGAGACTGACCGACATATCGCTGGACTGGCTGCTGCCCGGCGGCGTCCTGCTCTTGGGCATGGCAGTGGCGGTGGCGGTGCTCGCACGGGGCAAGAAAGCCCAGACGAAGGCGGCCGCCGCTGACGACTCGTGGGAACGCAACGAGGAGCGCCGCAGGCGCAAGGAAGTCGTCTACGGCACCGCCTCCTACGTCCTCCTCTTCTGCTGCGCGGCCGTCGCCGCGGCCCTCTCCTTCCACGGCCTGGTCGGCTTCGGCCGGCAGAACCTGAACCTGTCGGGCGGCTGGGAGTACCTGGTGCCGTTCGGGCTCGACGGGGCCGCCATGTTCTGCTCCGTGCTCGCGGTGCGCGAGGCCAGCCACGGGGACGCGGCGCTCGGCTCGCGGCTCCTGGTGTGGACGTTCGCGGGGGCCGCCGCCTGGTTCAACTGGGTGCACGCGCCGCGCGGGCTCGGCCACGCGGGCGCGCCCCAGTTCTTCGCCGGGATGTCCCTGTCCGCCGCCGTCCTCTTCGACCGGGCGCTCAAGCAGACCCGCCGCGCCGCCCTGCGCGAGCAGGGCCTCGTACCGCGGCCGCTGCCGCAGATCCGGATCGTACGGTGGCTGCGGGCGCCCCGGGAGACCTTCGGCGCGTGGTCGCTGATGCTCCTGGAGGGCGTGCGCACGCTCGACGAGGCCGTCGAGGAGGTCCGCGAGGACCGGCGCGAGAAGGAGCAGGCCAGGACGCGCCGCCGCGACCAGGAGAAGCTGTCGCGGGCACAGCTGAAGGCCATCAGCAGGGGCCGTGGCTACCACGGGCGCGGGGGTCGGCAGGCCGACGTCCCGGCCGTGCCGCAGTCGATGGGGTCCGCGCAGGTCGGCGCGGACCCTGCCATAGCGGCGCCGCCGCAGCAGGAGCAGTTGCCCGTGCGGTCCCGTCCCTCCCTCCAGGCCGTCAAGGGCGGCCCTGAGACCGTGACGGTCGATCTCACGGCCGAGGACGACACGCAGACGATCCCCCGCCTCGACTCCCTGGAGCGCAAGCTGAAGGACCTGGAGCAGCAGTTCGGCTGA
- a CDS encoding ATP-binding protein encodes MARYAQGGAAIGWGAASVRREDHQVDGVTGESGLQLRRRLGRSDLRAVSEARAALRDLLRRWGRADSSDVAELLTSELVTNALVHTDRDAVLTATVGPRRLRVEVRDFVGRRPRVRTPAAGDATHGRGLMLVQSLADAWGVRAHGVGKAVWFELDADRL; translated from the coding sequence ATGGCCAGGTACGCGCAAGGAGGTGCCGCCATCGGTTGGGGGGCGGCCTCAGTGAGACGAGAGGACCATCAAGTCGACGGTGTGACGGGTGAGAGCGGGCTCCAGCTGCGGCGCAGACTGGGGCGCTCCGACCTCAGGGCGGTGTCCGAGGCCCGGGCGGCGCTGCGGGACCTGCTGCGGCGCTGGGGGCGCGCCGACTCGTCCGACGTGGCCGAGCTGCTCACCAGCGAGCTGGTGACGAACGCCCTGGTGCACACGGACCGGGACGCCGTCCTGACGGCGACGGTGGGGCCGCGGCGGCTGCGGGTCGAGGTCCGGGATTTCGTGGGCCGGCGGCCACGGGTGCGGACGCCCGCGGCGGGCGACGCCACGCACGGCCGCGGCCTCATGCTCGTCCAGTCCCTGGCGGACGCGTGGGGCGTACGGGCGCACGGCGTGGGCAAGGCGGTCTGGTTCGAGCTGGACGCGGACCGCCTCTAG
- a CDS encoding alpha-mannosidase, translating to MHDDRLLVEERLERAVRQFLRPAQYADRVPLTLSVWHAPGEPVPVTEALAAAYEPFGTGTAWGRPWSTSWFRIEGQVPQAWRGRRVEVVLDPGFTGEGPGFQVEGLVHDAAGVPLKGIHPRNRHVPVVARAQGGEPVRLLLEAAANPAVLHDFVPTPLGDVLTAGDRPMYRFAAADVAVLDEAVWHLLLDIEVLSELMGELDAARPRRHEILRALEDMLDALDLHDVRGTAAAARAELAEVLARPAHASSHRVSAAGHAHIDSAWLWPLRETVRKASRTFANVTALARDYPELVFACSQAQQYAWVKEHQPHIWERIKKAVTEGNWAPVGSMWVESDANMPGGEALARQIVHGKRFFQEEFGVETEEIWLPDSFGYTAAFPQLARLAGVRWFLTQKLSWNQSNKMPHHTFWWEGIDGTRVFTHFPPVDTYNSQFLGSELAHAERNFAEKGRATRSLVPFGWGDGGGGPTREMLERARRLRSLEGSPRVEIEKPSAFFAAAEEEYGERAPVWSGELYLELHRATYTTQAATKRGNRRSEHALREAELWCATAALKDPGYAYPYDALDRLWKTVLLHQFHDILPGSSIAWVHREARDTYARVLAELDGITADAVRHLGAGEVSVLNASPYARSEVVEHDGALTHVHVGPFGTRALAVAADHERAPEAVTSATRTGTEIILTNEHLRVTVDADGLLASVRDLDHDREVLAPGTRGNLLQLHPDHPTRYDAWDLDKHYRHRHTDLTAAESVELVEDGPLRASVRVVRAFGIGSRITQELRLAAGARRIDVVTDVDWRESEKVLKAAFPLDVHAERSAAEIQFGHVHRPTHANTGWDAARFEICAHRWLRVGEDGYGVAVLNDSTYGHDVTRAEHTDGLGTTVRLTLLRAPHSPDPETDLGPHRFTYALLPGAEVGDAVAEGLALNLPVRVAEAGDVAPLVRVDHPGVTVESVKLAEDRSGDVVVRLYESRGGRARAVLTSAFAVAHAEVTDLLERPLHPATTTGAGLTLSLRPFQILTLRLRPA from the coding sequence GTGCACGACGACCGACTGCTGGTGGAGGAGCGCCTGGAACGCGCGGTGCGGCAGTTCCTCCGGCCCGCCCAGTACGCCGACCGCGTGCCGCTCACGCTGTCGGTGTGGCACGCGCCGGGCGAACCGGTGCCCGTCACCGAGGCGCTCGCGGCGGCGTACGAACCCTTCGGCACCGGCACCGCCTGGGGAAGGCCCTGGTCGACGAGCTGGTTCCGCATCGAGGGGCAGGTGCCGCAGGCGTGGCGCGGGCGGCGCGTTGAGGTGGTCCTCGACCCGGGGTTCACCGGCGAGGGGCCCGGGTTCCAGGTCGAGGGCCTCGTCCACGACGCCGCGGGGGTCCCGCTGAAGGGCATTCACCCGCGCAACCGGCACGTCCCCGTCGTGGCCCGCGCCCAGGGCGGCGAGCCGGTGCGCCTGTTGCTTGAGGCGGCGGCCAACCCGGCGGTCCTGCACGACTTCGTACCGACCCCGCTCGGCGACGTCCTGACCGCGGGCGATCGGCCGATGTACCGATTCGCCGCTGCCGACGTGGCCGTACTCGACGAGGCCGTCTGGCATCTGCTCCTGGACATCGAGGTCCTGTCGGAGCTGATGGGCGAGTTGGACGCGGCGCGTCCGCGGCGCCACGAGATCCTCCGGGCCCTGGAGGACATGCTCGACGCGCTCGATCTGCACGATGTGCGGGGCACCGCCGCCGCGGCCCGCGCGGAGCTGGCCGAGGTGCTCGCGCGGCCCGCGCACGCCAGCTCCCACCGCGTGTCGGCCGCCGGGCACGCGCACATCGACTCGGCGTGGCTGTGGCCGCTGCGCGAGACGGTGCGCAAGGCGTCCAGGACGTTCGCGAACGTGACCGCGCTCGCGCGTGACTATCCGGAGCTGGTCTTCGCCTGCTCGCAGGCGCAGCAGTACGCGTGGGTCAAGGAGCACCAGCCGCACATCTGGGAGCGGATCAAGAAGGCGGTGACCGAGGGGAACTGGGCGCCCGTCGGCTCGATGTGGGTGGAGTCGGACGCGAACATGCCGGGCGGGGAGGCCCTGGCCCGGCAGATCGTGCACGGCAAGCGCTTCTTCCAGGAGGAGTTCGGGGTCGAGACCGAGGAGATCTGGCTGCCCGACTCCTTCGGGTACACGGCCGCCTTCCCGCAGCTCGCGCGGCTCGCGGGCGTGCGCTGGTTCCTCACCCAGAAACTGAGCTGGAACCAGTCCAACAAGATGCCGCACCACACCTTCTGGTGGGAGGGCATCGACGGCACGCGCGTCTTCACGCACTTCCCGCCCGTGGACACCTACAACTCCCAGTTCCTCGGCTCCGAACTGGCCCACGCCGAGCGGAACTTCGCGGAGAAGGGGCGCGCGACCCGCTCCCTGGTGCCGTTCGGCTGGGGTGACGGCGGGGGCGGGCCGACCCGCGAGATGCTGGAGCGGGCCCGCAGACTGCGGTCCCTGGAGGGCTCGCCGCGGGTCGAGATCGAGAAGCCGTCGGCGTTCTTCGCCGCGGCCGAGGAGGAGTACGGCGAGCGGGCGCCGGTGTGGTCCGGCGAGCTCTATCTGGAGCTGCACCGGGCGACGTACACCACCCAGGCGGCCACCAAGCGCGGCAACCGGCGCAGCGAACACGCCCTCAGGGAAGCCGAGTTGTGGTGCGCCACGGCCGCGCTCAAGGACCCCGGGTACGCCTATCCGTACGATGCCCTCGACCGGCTGTGGAAGACGGTCCTGCTGCATCAGTTCCACGACATCCTGCCGGGCTCGTCCATCGCGTGGGTGCACCGGGAGGCGCGGGACACCTACGCACGCGTGCTCGCCGAGCTGGACGGCATCACCGCGGACGCGGTACGTCACCTCGGCGCGGGCGAGGTCAGTGTCCTGAACGCGTCGCCGTACGCGCGCAGCGAGGTCGTCGAGCACGACGGCGCGCTCACGCATGTGCACGTGGGCCCCTTCGGCACCCGCGCTCTCGCCGTCGCCGCAGATCACGAGCGGGCACCGGAGGCGGTGACGTCGGCGACGCGGACCGGCACCGAGATCATCCTGACGAACGAGCACCTGCGCGTGACCGTCGACGCCGACGGGCTGCTCGCCTCCGTGCGGGACCTGGACCACGACCGCGAGGTCCTCGCGCCCGGGACCCGCGGCAACCTCCTCCAGCTCCATCCGGACCACCCCACCCGCTACGACGCCTGGGACCTGGACAAGCACTACCGCCACCGGCACACCGACCTGACGGCCGCGGAGTCCGTGGAGCTGGTCGAGGACGGGCCGCTGCGCGCCTCCGTACGGGTCGTACGCGCCTTCGGGATCGGTTCGCGGATCACGCAGGAGCTGCGGCTCGCGGCGGGCGCCCGCCGCATCGACGTGGTCACGGACGTGGACTGGCGCGAGTCGGAGAAGGTGCTCAAGGCCGCCTTCCCGCTGGACGTGCACGCCGAACGGTCCGCGGCGGAGATCCAGTTCGGGCACGTCCACCGGCCGACGCACGCCAACACCGGCTGGGACGCTGCCCGGTTCGAGATCTGCGCGCACCGATGGCTGCGGGTGGGCGAGGACGGGTACGGGGTCGCGGTCCTCAACGACTCGACGTACGGGCACGACGTGACGCGCGCCGAGCACACCGACGGGCTCGGCACCACCGTGCGCCTCACGCTCCTCCGGGCGCCGCACAGCCCGGACCCGGAGACGGACCTGGGGCCGCACCGGTTCACGTACGCGCTGCTTCCCGGGGCCGAGGTGGGGGACGCCGTGGCCGAGGGGCTCGCGCTGAACCTGCCGGTGCGGGTGGCGGAGGCGGGCGACGTCGCGCCGCTCGTGCGGGTCGACCATCCCGGGGTGACGGTGGAGTCGGTGAAGCTGGCGGAGGACCGGAGCGGGGATGTGGTGGTGCGCCTCTACGAGTCCCGGGGCGGGCGGGCTCGGGCTGTGCTGACCTCGGCGTTCGCCGTCGCCCACGCCGAGGTCACGGATCTGCTCGAACGCCCCCTCCACCCCGCCACCACCACCGGCGCGGGCCTCACCCTCTCCTTGCGGCCCTTCCAGATCCTGACACTGAGGCTCCGGCCGGCGTAG